A single region of the Anaerostipes rhamnosivorans genome encodes:
- a CDS encoding type II secretion system F family protein — translation MPKYKYKAKDSNGKISKGVFEAADEMALYQALRADGRYLISSKDMEESKLKSKRRMKTAVLADFSRQLGTLLKAGVSLVRSLNIISNEIGVKSADKETYQNLLNAIRQGVPLSEAMEEQGKTFPVLLVSMMRSAEANGNLDQTSLRMAEHYDKEHRLNGKVRNAMIYPMILSVLLVCVIIFILSYLVPQFQDIFDTMESLPLPTVILLGMSDGIQKYWPFIILAVVVLVFGLNLLFRIPKVQWKKDQLKLKLPVIGNLLRKIYTARFARTLCSLYSSGIPIIQALQIGSSTVGNRYIEDQFDGVIDLIRRGESLSGSLMQIDGFQKKLSSSILVGEETGSLDEMLDSIADSLEFEAERALERLVTLMEPILIILMALIIGFVVVAVILPIYESYSTIDQGY, via the coding sequence ATGCCGAAATATAAATATAAAGCGAAAGACAGTAACGGGAAAATATCGAAAGGCGTTTTTGAAGCCGCCGATGAAATGGCTTTATATCAAGCTCTGAGAGCTGACGGGAGATATTTAATCTCCAGCAAGGACATGGAAGAAAGCAAACTCAAATCCAAGAGAAGAATGAAAACCGCTGTTCTGGCGGACTTCTCCAGACAGTTAGGAACGCTTTTAAAGGCGGGAGTTTCTCTTGTTCGCTCACTGAATATCATCTCCAATGAGATTGGTGTGAAAAGCGCTGACAAGGAGACCTACCAGAATCTGCTCAATGCTATCCGCCAGGGTGTCCCCCTGTCGGAAGCCATGGAGGAGCAGGGGAAAACATTTCCGGTGCTCTTAGTCAGTATGATGCGTTCTGCGGAGGCCAATGGTAATCTGGACCAGACCTCACTGCGTATGGCAGAACATTACGACAAGGAACACAGGCTCAACGGCAAAGTAAGAAATGCGATGATCTATCCTATGATCTTGTCTGTGCTGCTGGTCTGCGTGATCATTTTTATTCTGTCCTATCTGGTACCTCAATTTCAGGATATTTTTGATACAATGGAATCCCTGCCGCTGCCTACAGTGATCCTGCTTGGCATGAGTGACGGAATTCAGAAGTATTGGCCGTTTATTATTTTGGCTGTAGTAGTTTTGGTGTTTGGGCTGAATCTTCTGTTCCGCATTCCAAAAGTGCAGTGGAAGAAAGACCAGTTAAAGCTTAAGCTTCCGGTCATCGGAAATCTGCTTCGGAAAATATATACGGCGAGATTCGCGAGGACCCTGTGTTCCCTGTATTCCAGCGGTATCCCGATCATACAGGCACTGCAGATTGGAAGTTCCACTGTCGGGAACCGGTACATAGAAGACCAGTTTGACGGGGTGATCGATCTGATCCGGCGGGGAGAATCCCTATCCGGCTCTTTGATGCAAATCGACGGATTTCAGAAAAAACTGTCCTCCTCAATTTTAGTAGGAGAGGAAACTGGAAGCCTGGATGAGATGCTGGACTCCATTGCCGACAGTTTGGAGTTTGAGGCCGAAAGGGCATTGGAACGTTTGGTGACATTGATGGAGCCGATTTTAATCATTTTGATGGCACTGATCATCGGGTTTGTAGTTGTGGCAGTGATTCTGCCGATTTATGAATCTTACTCTACCATTGACCAGGGATATTAA
- a CDS encoding prepilin peptidase — protein sequence MGLVYFIFFWIGASIFSFVNVLIYRVPRNISFVGGRSFCPSCSARLKPYDMVPVLSYLILRGKCRNCGAKIPFRYLLVELLGGGLAVQSAMLFPLNDAGIGIYLCRVFLLLSVAALLTAVLFVDIDTMEIPNGFVLALLCLGILSVFLFPDVSIAMRAAGCFAVSVPMLLLAVLIPGAFGGGDIKLMAAAGLLLGVKLVAAAFFFSVLTGGVYGIYLLAGKKKGGKDHFAFGPFLCAGIWAAICCGNEVISWYLGFLL from the coding sequence ATGGGACTTGTATATTTTATCTTCTTCTGGATCGGAGCATCTATTTTTTCGTTTGTGAATGTTTTAATTTACCGGGTGCCGAGGAACATCTCATTTGTGGGCGGCAGAAGCTTTTGTCCGTCCTGCAGTGCCAGATTAAAGCCTTATGATATGGTACCGGTTCTGAGTTATCTGATCCTCAGAGGAAAATGCAGAAACTGTGGAGCTAAAATCCCATTTCGGTATTTGCTGGTGGAACTTCTGGGAGGAGGACTGGCCGTTCAGTCGGCAATGCTTTTTCCACTAAATGATGCGGGGATCGGCATCTATTTATGCAGAGTTTTTTTGTTACTATCTGTGGCAGCTTTGCTGACTGCGGTTTTATTTGTAGATATTGATACAATGGAAATACCCAATGGGTTTGTGCTGGCACTTTTGTGTCTGGGTATCTTGTCTGTTTTTTTGTTTCCGGATGTTTCCATCGCCATGAGAGCAGCTGGCTGTTTTGCTGTCAGCGTTCCCATGCTGCTTCTGGCCGTGCTGATTCCAGGCGCGTTCGGAGGAGGAGATATAAAGCTGATGGCCGCTGCCGGACTGCTTCTGGGTGTGAAGCTTGTGGCCGCCGCATTCTTCTTTTCTGTCCTTACGGGAGGAGTCTATGGGATTTATCTGTTGGCCGGAAAGAAAAAAGGAGGCAAAGACCATTTTGCGTTTGGACCATTCTTATGTGCAGGGATCTGGGCTGCCATATGCTGTGGTAATGAGGTGATCAGCTGGTATCTTGGTTTTTTGCTGTAA
- a CDS encoding type II secretion system protein: protein MSKKLFDLKKKLRKDKKGFTLVELIVVLVILAILIALLVPTLTGYIDSANKKKVATEGRQILMAAKTVAADDYNSDAATKNLCGKTITTLDVKAAGAAADDPSIEKLAEVKASKYESVSITFDADGTVSNLVYKGKKFTATFDGSAWTTTKNS from the coding sequence ATGAGTAAGAAGTTATTTGATTTAAAGAAAAAACTGAGAAAGGACAAGAAGGGGTTCACTCTGGTAGAACTGATCGTTGTATTAGTTATCCTGGCGATCCTGATTGCACTGTTGGTACCTACTTTGACAGGGTATATTGATAGTGCCAATAAGAAAAAAGTAGCTACAGAAGGCAGACAAATTTTAATGGCGGCTAAGACTGTTGCTGCAGATGATTACAATAGTGATGCGGCCACTAAAAATCTGTGTGGTAAAACTATTACAACGTTAGATGTTAAAGCAGCGGGCGCAGCTGCGGATGATCCGAGCATTGAGAAGCTTGCAGAGGTAAAAGCCAGCAAGTATGAGAGTGTTTCCATCACTTTTGATGCCGATGGAACTGTATCAAATTTGGTTTACAAAGGAAAGAAATTTACAGCAACATTTGACGGTTCTGCATGGACCACAACAAAAAATAGTTAA
- a CDS encoding PilW family protein — protein MMEHRPKKWAVFKKVLNSEGGLTLVELMVTFLLLGILMTAAITTLSPAMNVMARISNMSRAQSVADILLEKICGEIGSSAGQVQIDTGGEKITYTDKKGRTVIMYAKEEEGEKRLVLHYQAASISEGGAAAKKGVDWTFSRKTYMNQEIKNLKFEREKDTNLVKIILNVRNVKTGQSYKRTKVVECYKLDESGFITGSGFPDET, from the coding sequence ATGATGGAACATCGGCCAAAAAAGTGGGCAGTATTTAAAAAGGTTTTAAACTCAGAAGGTGGTTTGACACTCGTGGAACTGATGGTCACCTTTCTTCTTCTGGGCATCCTGATGACAGCCGCTATCACCACACTGTCACCTGCCATGAATGTTATGGCCAGAATATCCAATATGAGCAGGGCCCAGAGTGTCGCGGATATCCTTCTGGAAAAGATCTGCGGGGAGATCGGAAGTTCAGCCGGGCAGGTGCAGATTGATACTGGAGGAGAAAAGATCACCTATACGGATAAAAAAGGGCGTACAGTAATCATGTATGCAAAAGAAGAGGAGGGGGAGAAGCGTCTTGTACTCCATTATCAGGCAGCTTCCATCTCTGAGGGAGGCGCAGCGGCAAAGAAGGGAGTGGATTGGACTTTTTCCCGAAAAACGTATATGAACCAGGAGATCAAGAATCTGAAGTTCGAGAGGGAGAAGGATACAAATCTTGTAAAGATTATCCTAAATGTCCGCAATGTAAAGACCGGTCAGTCGTATAAACGGACAAAAGTAGTGGAGTGTTACAAGCTGGATGAATCAGGTTTTATCACAGGTTCAGGCTTTCCGGATGAAACTTGA
- a CDS encoding type II secretion system protein, giving the protein MKRFWENFIKERGGMTLVEVLVAFSILLMGIAFLYKSTVMSLNQIRKARQVQEQSDQAVSEFYEKKSSESTEKQTVLLTVKRQDSEDAVAEWGMEVQVGEAKSSDGYFIYFFGQEGSE; this is encoded by the coding sequence ATGAAGAGATTTTGGGAAAATTTCATAAAAGAGCGCGGCGGTATGACGTTAGTGGAAGTTCTTGTGGCTTTTTCCATCCTGTTGATGGGCATTGCATTTCTTTACAAAAGTACTGTTATGTCGTTAAACCAGATCAGGAAGGCGAGACAGGTGCAGGAGCAGTCGGATCAGGCTGTGTCCGAATTCTATGAGAAAAAGTCTTCTGAATCAACGGAGAAGCAGACTGTTTTGCTGACCGTGAAAAGACAGGACTCGGAGGATGCTGTGGCAGAATGGGGCATGGAAGTTCAGGTTGGAGAAGCCAAGAGCAGTGATGGATATTTTATCTATTTCTTCGGGCAGGAAGGAAGTGAATGA
- a CDS encoding type II secretion system protein: MKNKLKDSAGYTLVELMVVLVIFGILLAIAGGGIAAYQKHSAFKKNNEYAQTIFTALQSSMAHAKAGGSLDDLTKELSASKYKENQLNGTMIDDGAPVADDAKGMYYFFFQKGENRADYEGAKKTVYDMIAPYIYDADVLNASFCVEFDPNEGIALGVCYSNKAKSFYYGNTQPKGGDGSVDISGRSSGDRYKELVGYYGVDSISTTPQPMEGSIFKELKLANKETLSIQWQLEDAYKASALSLAYELKLYDASTDQLVCSFKINDLDKTETILREEGKDKDLTLTCDVSFYDGDGKVTDTKKNMKFMGYTDKDGQMMLMLDAVDLESASQLSEKDSDYDGTYSIRRLGFSSTTLYVRMQASGSGYRPSQWEQTNTEHSYFAKEEIKKDSTKVFDLKNGRHLYNLRFEEEEAKDGTVLYRLAGDISWNGDKGMAAGGFLFNKTRQLSALEDDTPLPSVSKLNQKHTLQGMDVDGKSYVIQNIRFGKKDQKTPTGLFEVNEGTVRELILEQITSEGTDYVGTVCGVNYGTLKNISVDKKSTVTGKEFVGGIAGSDITGKPLDTGTEKLILVGTMRTYESLKNSARVSGEKFVGGIVGYLNGIYIEDPAKPDEVRSLSVKECENFGYVTGTRQCIGGILGYNKESSIKECLSAPALTEKEIVELKESAKNGQLKGDFVGGIVGLNDHGTITKCSTGKQDEESFVTGNQYVGGITGFHMKTSDTGVIDSELVMDGNGSKNYSNVIGSQYVGGITGVNGSVQGSAANILNTDISLRNFVVDKEEYTSKAVLKNWTNCGIITVVDSSNGFGQFGGGITGLNTGKIQNCTSQMKMKEDSKDEIRKTLLEYGGQGIQVGGITGYNNGIIESDEISEVTAFVSGDTYVGGVTGYNEKNGKIRNYSKVKGYLFGNDCVGGVAGFQKGEEELKGFENHAVITAVLRDAGGICGLMASGTIVMDSGNKGDVSSEYGNAGGIAGSAEDPSIEGAYVEDCTISSEEGAAGGVAGSVVKGGKISRCSAAADVMIQSKKEMAGGIIGLSDEMKGTQDDTLELSVIECVNAALLEAETAGGIVGEADLTDGNTKLSRSRNYGFPANKTKMSGMIGKKKGPAKNLKLLQCFGVAPLDHPLAGMEFNQADISKCYYFVSADASSQNNTVGIPLTVEKIGEQNYQASGTDGGAMVTIKNFTVDPAKLTINNLKEYYLKLEKTIQGYYNGVN; this comes from the coding sequence ATGAAAAATAAGCTGAAAGACAGCGCAGGATATACATTGGTAGAGCTGATGGTCGTTTTGGTCATTTTCGGGATCCTTCTGGCAATTGCCGGAGGAGGGATCGCAGCCTATCAGAAGCACTCTGCGTTTAAAAAGAATAATGAATATGCTCAGACGATCTTTACTGCGCTCCAGTCGTCTATGGCCCATGCCAAAGCCGGAGGGAGCCTGGATGATCTTACGAAGGAGCTCTCAGCGTCTAAATATAAAGAAAACCAGCTGAATGGAACAATGATTGATGACGGGGCGCCGGTCGCGGATGATGCCAAGGGAATGTACTATTTTTTCTTCCAAAAAGGAGAAAACCGGGCGGATTATGAAGGAGCAAAAAAGACTGTCTATGACATGATCGCGCCGTATATCTATGATGCGGATGTCTTAAATGCCTCATTTTGTGTAGAGTTTGATCCAAACGAAGGGATTGCCCTAGGCGTCTGTTACTCAAACAAAGCTAAAAGTTTTTATTATGGAAATACCCAGCCAAAAGGCGGGGACGGCAGTGTCGATATCAGCGGCAGAAGCAGTGGTGACCGATATAAAGAGCTTGTGGGATACTATGGGGTGGATTCCATATCCACAACTCCGCAGCCTATGGAGGGATCTATTTTTAAAGAGTTAAAGCTTGCCAACAAGGAGACACTGTCGATCCAGTGGCAGCTTGAGGATGCATATAAGGCTTCGGCGCTGAGCCTTGCATACGAGCTGAAGCTTTATGACGCTTCTACGGATCAGCTGGTCTGCTCCTTTAAGATCAATGACCTGGATAAAACGGAGACGATCTTACGGGAAGAGGGCAAAGACAAAGATCTTACTTTGACCTGTGATGTTTCTTTTTATGATGGGGATGGGAAAGTCACGGATACCAAAAAGAATATGAAGTTCATGGGTTATACGGACAAAGACGGGCAGATGATGTTGATGCTGGATGCCGTGGATCTGGAGTCTGCATCCCAGCTCTCCGAAAAGGATTCGGATTATGATGGAACCTACAGTATCCGCAGGCTTGGATTTTCCAGCACTACTCTGTATGTCCGGATGCAGGCGTCAGGCAGCGGCTACCGGCCCAGCCAGTGGGAACAGACCAATACGGAACACTCTTATTTCGCCAAAGAAGAGATAAAAAAAGACAGTACAAAAGTCTTTGATCTTAAAAATGGAAGACATTTATATAATCTGAGATTTGAGGAAGAGGAAGCAAAGGATGGGACCGTGCTGTACCGTCTGGCTGGAGATATAAGCTGGAACGGTGATAAAGGCATGGCAGCAGGAGGTTTTCTGTTCAATAAGACAAGACAGCTGTCAGCTTTAGAGGATGATACTCCCCTCCCTTCCGTCAGCAAACTGAATCAGAAGCATACCCTTCAGGGGATGGATGTGGACGGGAAATCTTATGTGATCCAGAACATCAGGTTTGGGAAAAAGGACCAGAAGACCCCGACAGGACTGTTTGAGGTGAATGAAGGAACCGTAAGGGAATTGATCCTTGAACAGATCACATCGGAGGGAACCGATTATGTTGGAACCGTATGCGGAGTCAATTACGGAACCCTGAAAAATATTTCCGTGGACAAAAAGAGCACTGTGACCGGCAAGGAGTTTGTGGGAGGCATTGCGGGCAGCGATATTACAGGAAAACCTTTGGATACCGGAACAGAAAAGCTGATTTTAGTGGGGACTATGAGGACCTATGAGTCTCTGAAAAACAGCGCCCGGGTGTCGGGAGAGAAGTTTGTGGGAGGCATTGTCGGATATTTGAATGGAATCTATATAGAAGATCCTGCAAAACCGGATGAAGTCCGCAGTTTATCGGTCAAAGAGTGTGAAAACTTTGGATATGTCACGGGCACCAGGCAGTGTATCGGAGGAATCCTTGGATATAATAAAGAATCCTCCATTAAGGAATGCCTGAGCGCACCAGCACTCACAGAAAAAGAGATTGTGGAGTTGAAAGAAAGTGCAAAGAACGGCCAGCTGAAGGGAGACTTTGTAGGCGGGATCGTGGGACTTAACGATCATGGAACCATCACCAAGTGCAGTACTGGAAAACAAGATGAGGAGAGTTTTGTCACCGGAAATCAGTACGTAGGCGGTATTACCGGCTTCCATATGAAAACATCGGACACAGGTGTGATTGACTCAGAACTAGTCATGGACGGAAATGGATCTAAAAATTATTCTAATGTGATCGGAAGCCAGTATGTGGGCGGCATTACAGGAGTCAATGGCAGTGTTCAGGGAAGTGCGGCCAATATTTTAAACACAGACATCAGTCTCAGAAACTTTGTTGTGGATAAAGAGGAGTATACTTCCAAGGCGGTTTTAAAAAATTGGACCAACTGCGGTATCATTACTGTAGTGGATTCTTCTAATGGATTTGGCCAGTTTGGAGGAGGCATTACCGGACTCAATACCGGAAAGATTCAAAACTGTACTTCCCAAATGAAAATGAAAGAGGATTCCAAGGATGAGATCCGGAAAACACTGCTTGAATACGGAGGACAAGGAATCCAGGTGGGAGGCATCACCGGTTATAATAACGGAATCATTGAAAGTGACGAGATCTCAGAAGTAACCGCATTTGTATCAGGAGATACCTATGTAGGGGGAGTCACAGGATACAATGAGAAGAATGGTAAGATAAGGAATTATTCCAAGGTCAAAGGATATTTGTTTGGCAATGACTGCGTTGGCGGGGTTGCGGGATTTCAAAAAGGAGAAGAGGAACTGAAAGGATTTGAAAATCACGCGGTGATCACGGCTGTTCTTAGAGACGCAGGAGGTATTTGTGGATTGATGGCGTCCGGTACGATCGTCATGGACAGCGGAAATAAAGGAGATGTCAGCTCTGAATATGGAAATGCCGGGGGAATTGCCGGCAGTGCAGAAGATCCTTCCATTGAAGGAGCCTATGTAGAGGACTGTACAATTTCTTCTGAAGAGGGGGCAGCCGGAGGTGTAGCAGGATCCGTGGTAAAAGGAGGAAAGATAAGCAGATGCTCTGCGGCGGCAGATGTGATGATACAAAGCAAAAAAGAAATGGCCGGAGGCATCATCGGTTTATCTGATGAGATGAAGGGTACCCAGGATGACACCTTGGAGTTATCTGTGATCGAATGTGTCAACGCGGCTTTGCTGGAAGCAGAAACCGCAGGAGGTATCGTTGGCGAAGCGGATCTGACCGATGGAAACACGAAATTAAGCCGGAGCAGAAATTATGGCTTTCCGGCTAATAAAACAAAGATGTCAGGAATGATCGGCAAAAAGAAAGGACCTGCCAAAAATTTGAAACTCCTTCAGTGTTTTGGGGTTGCACCTTTGGATCATCCGCTTGCAGGCATGGAATTTAATCAAGCGGATATTTCTAAATGTTACTACTTTGTCAGTGCAGATGCTTCCTCACAGAATAACACTGTCGGAATCCCGCTGACGGTCGAAAAAATAGGGGAACAGAATTATCAAGCATCAGGGACAGACGGGGGAGCGATGGTTACCATCAAAAACTTTACGGTTGACCCGGCGAAACTCACAATAAATAACTTAAAAGAGTACTATCTGAAACTAGAAAAGACGATCCAGGGATATTATAACGGTGTGAACTGA
- a CDS encoding acyl-CoA thioesterase has product MYTSKITVRYAETDQMGIAHHSNYPVWFEVARTDFIKASGISYSEVEKAGIITPLTGLTVKYRQAAFYEDELFVHIKLTRLTPVRLEFSYEVIRETPYAVIATGTTSHGMVSKNLVPVNVKKEHPEIYRMFEESMDKERS; this is encoded by the coding sequence ATGTACACATCAAAAATCACTGTAAGATATGCAGAAACCGATCAGATGGGAATTGCTCACCACAGCAATTATCCAGTCTGGTTTGAGGTGGCAAGGACCGATTTTATAAAGGCTTCTGGTATCAGCTACTCGGAAGTGGAAAAGGCCGGCATCATCACTCCGCTCACCGGGCTGACGGTCAAATACAGGCAGGCAGCCTTTTATGAAGACGAACTCTTCGTCCACATAAAGCTTACGAGGCTGACGCCGGTAAGGCTGGAATTTTCTTATGAAGTGATTCGGGAAACTCCTTACGCGGTCATCGCCACAGGTACCACTTCTCATGGAATGGTCAGCAAAAACTTAGTACCGGTCAATGTAAAGAAGGAACATCCCGAGATCTACCGGATGTTTGAAGAGAGCATGGACAAGGAAAGATCTTAA
- a CDS encoding GNAT family N-acetyltransferase, which translates to MKEQVILREFQEMDRKPLEDVIRKTWKYDELTGPKTAKKLAEVYLNSCLANQTYVQVAVLDGVPVGVIMGKNIKTYRCPLRYRIRQLLSVLSLYLTKEGRRISNIFGRINGIDQKLLKNSAKKYEGEIAFFAVDPRFRGSGIGKMLFQKMRAYMEREKIRSFFLFTDTSCSYEFYEHQGMKRRQQHMDSFEIRNQTVEMKFFLYEGQ; encoded by the coding sequence ATGAAAGAACAGGTAATCTTGAGAGAATTTCAGGAAATGGACAGAAAACCATTGGAGGATGTGATCAGAAAGACATGGAAGTATGATGAACTGACCGGCCCAAAGACGGCAAAAAAACTTGCAGAGGTGTATTTAAACAGCTGTCTTGCCAACCAGACTTATGTACAGGTCGCAGTGTTGGACGGAGTGCCGGTGGGAGTGATCATGGGGAAAAATATAAAAACATACCGGTGTCCGCTCAGGTATCGGATCAGGCAGTTGTTATCGGTTCTGTCCCTCTACCTGACAAAGGAGGGAAGGCGCATCTCAAACATCTTTGGAAGGATCAATGGCATAGATCAAAAGCTGCTTAAGAACTCAGCAAAGAAGTACGAAGGTGAGATCGCATTTTTTGCTGTAGATCCCAGATTCCGGGGCAGCGGCATTGGAAAAATGCTGTTCCAGAAGATGAGGGCTTATATGGAGCGTGAAAAGATCCGTAGTTTTTTTCTATTCACGGACACAAGCTGCAGCTATGAATTCTATGAACATCAGGGGATGAAAAGAAGACAGCAGCATATGGATAGCTTTGAGATCCGGAATCAGACGGTTGAAATGAAATTCTTTTTATATGAAGGTCAGTAA
- a CDS encoding MerR family transcriptional regulator, translating to MNRDTIKMTTAQFAKMHQVNKRTLHYYDAIGLFSPISKGGNNYRYYDYSQGIELEYIRMLKELNMSLKEIKEYLNHPNEASFLCIADSKLKEIDLEIKRLKGAKKALEQKKQQLELCSQIRHKEIRIIHCPEENYYVIPLPYGSEDIEQWYALVKDTWHTEQYSTGIGSYISADKIRAGNFQDYDGLFTAAPKRAKNNTSKKPKGTYLCGYFKGDWSGLPDFYDEILEFAQDRNLSLTGYAYETGLNDFAVSGLDDYVTQIMVRVEAQGDL from the coding sequence ATGAACCGCGACACGATAAAAATGACAACGGCACAGTTTGCAAAAATGCACCAGGTCAACAAAAGAACTCTGCATTACTACGATGCCATTGGTTTATTCTCTCCTATCTCCAAGGGCGGGAACAACTACAGGTATTATGATTATTCTCAGGGAATTGAATTAGAATATATCCGCATGCTGAAAGAGCTGAATATGAGTCTGAAAGAAATTAAAGAATATTTGAATCATCCGAATGAGGCATCTTTTTTATGCATCGCTGATTCAAAGTTAAAAGAGATCGACCTTGAAATAAAAAGACTAAAAGGAGCAAAAAAAGCCCTTGAACAGAAAAAGCAACAGCTGGAACTATGCAGCCAGATCAGACATAAGGAGATCCGGATCATTCACTGCCCGGAAGAAAACTACTATGTGATTCCGCTCCCATATGGAAGTGAGGACATCGAGCAATGGTATGCTCTTGTGAAAGATACCTGGCATACCGAGCAGTACAGCACAGGAATCGGAAGCTATATTTCTGCTGACAAGATCAGAGCAGGAAACTTTCAGGATTATGACGGCCTGTTCACTGCCGCACCGAAGAGAGCAAAAAACAATACCTCAAAAAAACCCAAAGGAACTTATCTGTGCGGTTATTTTAAAGGGGATTGGAGCGGCCTTCCTGATTTTTATGATGAAATACTGGAGTTTGCGCAGGACAGAAATCTAAGCCTTACCGGATATGCCTATGAAACGGGGCTTAATGATTTTGCGGTCTCCGGTTTGGATGACTATGTTACCCAGATCATGGTCAGGGTTGAGGCACAGGGTGATCTGTGA
- a CDS encoding sensor histidine kinase, with translation MIIILAAGVVILAVYVVLQRQQIHKINRQLEKRREENTRQPISLELMDSGLIRLAGNINQCLKNEEKLKEQSLKKEKEQKEMIANLSHDLRTPLTAIKGYQQLLLKSLTDEGQKERLLIAQKHADELGKLIEQFFEYSLWANKETEPYLEKINLGAFITECVAEMIPVLEEKNIRIQIEQTNPVYALADQEMLIRIIQNLIRNCIFYAESDVTVTVEGEEKAGFSFGNRVAKKVDTERMFERFYREDRARSRAGGLGLSIAKLLSEQMGGTAGARWSNGWLWIDIELPLY, from the coding sequence ATGATAATCATACTGGCAGCAGGTGTTGTCATACTGGCTGTCTATGTGGTGCTGCAAAGACAGCAGATCCATAAAATAAACCGGCAGCTTGAAAAACGCAGAGAAGAGAATACAAGACAGCCCATAAGCCTGGAATTGATGGATTCCGGGCTTATCCGCCTTGCGGGAAATATAAACCAGTGCCTGAAAAATGAAGAGAAACTGAAGGAGCAAAGCCTTAAAAAAGAAAAGGAACAGAAAGAGATGATTGCAAATCTGTCCCATGATCTGCGGACGCCGCTGACAGCGATCAAAGGATATCAGCAGCTGCTCCTTAAGTCTCTGACAGACGAGGGTCAAAAGGAGAGGCTTCTTATCGCCCAGAAGCATGCGGATGAGCTGGGAAAACTAATTGAGCAGTTTTTTGAATATTCCCTGTGGGCCAATAAAGAAACAGAACCTTACCTTGAAAAAATAAACCTTGGGGCATTCATCACTGAGTGCGTCGCAGAAATGATTCCGGTCCTGGAGGAAAAAAACATCAGAATCCAAATAGAGCAGACAAATCCCGTCTATGCGCTGGCAGACCAGGAGATGCTCATAAGGATCATACAGAATCTCATCCGTAACTGTATCTTCTATGCGGAATCAGATGTGACAGTAACGGTAGAGGGGGAGGAGAAAGCAGGATTCTCATTTGGAAACCGCGTTGCAAAAAAGGTGGACACTGAACGGATGTTTGAGCGCTTTTACAGAGAAGACCGTGCCAGAAGCCGGGCAGGAGGACTGGGGCTTTCCATTGCAAAACTTTTGTCTGAGCAGATGGGAGGGACAGCCGGCGCACGGTGGAGCAATGGATGGCTTTGGATTGATATTGAACTGCCTTTATACTGA
- a CDS encoding ATP-binding cassette domain-containing protein — MDYVLETENLSKDFGGFRALDQVSVKLEAGKIYGLIGQNGAGKTTLMRLAAGLSFPAQGSLSLFGHQGEKELKEERKRIGCMIEYPGIIGNMSAKENLRVRRVLKGIPNKELEDEMLELVGLSNTGKKKAKNFSLGMKQRLGIADALIGNPEFLILDEPVNGLDPLGVVEIRRLLTELCRDRHITILISSHNLPELYQIATDYIIIHKGKILKTLSQEQLDENCKRHIRIQCQETAKLAAVLEEGLGTTDYKVMPDGVVKLYDHLDQQDQVAAILYKNGLAVTGFSLEGDSLENYFISVIGGGQND; from the coding sequence ATGGATTATGTATTAGAGACAGAGAACCTTTCAAAAGACTTCGGCGGATTCCGTGCCCTTGATCAAGTATCCGTAAAGCTTGAGGCGGGTAAAATCTACGGTCTGATCGGTCAAAACGGAGCCGGAAAGACGACCCTGATGCGCCTGGCGGCCGGACTCAGTTTTCCGGCCCAGGGCAGTCTTTCGTTGTTTGGTCATCAGGGAGAAAAGGAGCTTAAGGAGGAAAGAAAACGGATCGGCTGTATGATAGAATATCCCGGGATTATCGGAAACATGAGTGCAAAGGAGAACCTGAGAGTCCGCAGGGTCTTAAAGGGGATTCCCAATAAGGAATTGGAGGATGAGATGCTTGAGCTGGTAGGGCTTTCAAATACCGGAAAGAAAAAGGCAAAGAATTTTTCTCTGGGAATGAAACAGCGGCTTGGGATCGCGGATGCACTGATTGGGAATCCAGAATTTCTAATCTTAGATGAGCCGGTCAATGGATTGGACCCGCTGGGGGTTGTGGAGATCCGAAGGCTTTTGACAGAACTTTGCAGGGACCGTCATATCACGATCTTGATCTCCAGCCATAATCTGCCGGAGCTTTATCAGATTGCCACAGACTATATTATCATACACAAAGGAAAGATTTTAAAAACTCTCAGCCAGGAACAGCTGGATGAAAACTGCAAGCGGCATATAAGAATTCAGTGTCAGGAAACAGCGAAGCTGGCAGCTGTTTTGGAGGAAGGTCTCGGTACCACAGACTATAAGGTAATGCCGGACGGAGTGGTGAAGCTGTATGACCATCTGGATCAGCAGGATCAGGTCGCAGCTATCTTATACAAAAATGGATTGGCGGTGACCGGCTTTTCTCTGGAAGGAGATAGTCTGGAAAATTACTTTATATCTGTGATAGGAGGCGGTCAGAATGATTAA